One genomic window of Desulfobulbaceae bacterium DB1 includes the following:
- a CDS encoding peptide-binding protein: MSKKIILFFSFLLLFVPSLTAAKMVTVAGNELNMRTGPSDTNEVKWVLGKGFPLQVLGSQGKWLKVKDFENDVGWVYGPLTSATPHAVVKIKIVNIRSGPGKKYKLIGQAKYGVVFRVLKKTPQWVQVRHDESGKSGWISRNLLWGL; encoded by the coding sequence ATGTCAAAGAAAATTATTTTATTTTTCTCCTTTCTTCTTCTCTTTGTTCCCTCCCTCACCGCGGCAAAGATGGTTACCGTCGCCGGCAATGAGTTGAACATGCGAACAGGGCCTTCCGATACGAATGAGGTGAAATGGGTGCTCGGCAAGGGGTTTCCCCTCCAGGTTCTCGGTTCTCAGGGCAAGTGGCTGAAGGTCAAAGATTTTGAAAATGATGTGGGCTGGGTTTACGGACCGCTCACTTCCGCCACCCCGCATGCAGTGGTAAAGATCAAAATCGTCAACATCCGCAGTGGCCCGGGAAAAAAATATAAACTCATCGGCCAGGCAAAATACGGAGTGGTTTTCCGGGTGCTGAAGAAAACCCCGCAATGGGTCCAGGTCAGGCATGATGAAAGCGGCAAAAGCGGCTGGATTTCCCGTAACCTGCTCTGGGGACTGTAA